One window from the genome of Vibrio vulnificus NBRC 15645 = ATCC 27562 encodes:
- a CDS encoding DUF2919 domain-containing protein, translating into MRYSIDHYDNQGYLKAPLLLWFGWFFLARAWVVFAGAGASRESGGKILQIVYPDNHTLYLGLLIGIPSVLLMWIMGLRKPGRQWIDKLTNYGRGFTLCLVLGQIVQTTYHVYLEHGEFSWTNGLTLLILLWFGIYVFNSQWVKDCFHVPNLPTDDNLN; encoded by the coding sequence TTGCGATATTCGATAGATCACTATGACAACCAAGGGTATCTCAAAGCGCCTTTGTTGCTTTGGTTTGGTTGGTTTTTTTTAGCCCGAGCTTGGGTCGTCTTTGCTGGTGCAGGGGCAAGCCGTGAAAGTGGTGGCAAGATCTTGCAAATTGTTTACCCTGATAACCATACCCTCTATTTAGGTCTTCTGATTGGCATTCCAAGTGTTTTGCTGATGTGGATTATGGGATTGAGAAAGCCCGGCCGCCAATGGATTGATAAACTTACCAACTATGGACGGGGTTTCACCTTATGTTTGGTGTTAGGGCAAATTGTGCAGACGACCTACCATGTTTATCTGGAACATGGCGAGTTTAGCTGGACCAATGGGTTAACCCTATTAATACTACTTTGGTTTGGTATTTACGTATTCAATAGTCAGTGGGTAAAAGATTGTTTTCATGTCCCTAATTTACCCACAGACGACAACCTTAACTGA
- the fliS gene encoding flagellar export chaperone FliS, giving the protein MRGSLQAYKKVSVDSQLSAASPHKVIQMLMAGAIERLIQGKAAMQAGNIPVKGERLGKALDIIIALRSCLSMDDGGDIARNLDQLYEFMITQISGANHKNDPQMIDDVIDIIREIKSAWDQIPNEYHNLTAADIGM; this is encoded by the coding sequence ATGCGCGGTTCATTACAGGCTTATAAAAAAGTGTCAGTGGATAGCCAACTCAGTGCTGCGTCGCCGCATAAAGTCATTCAAATGCTAATGGCAGGGGCGATCGAGCGTCTGATTCAAGGCAAAGCAGCGATGCAAGCGGGTAACATTCCAGTGAAAGGTGAGCGTCTTGGCAAAGCATTGGACATCATCATTGCACTGCGTAGCTGTCTCTCAATGGATGATGGTGGTGATATTGCACGTAACCTCGATCAGCTTTACGAATTTATGATCACGCAGATCTCAGGGGCGAATCACAAAAATGACCCACAAATGATCGACGATGTGATCGACATCATCCGTGAGATCAAATCGGCTTGGGACCAAATTCCAAACGAGTACCACAATCTCACGGCTGCGGATATTGGAATGTAA
- the flaG gene encoding flagellar protein FlaG produces the protein MEIPSYTSNIQPYGLQSGTKVAYEKSGGVPSVSVEKGNPSSETVKKNDVNLTVEAAVKMAQARQELNREEKLRMVEKMNEFISSINKGLSFRVDEESGRDVVTIYEAKTGDIIRQIPDEDMLDVFRRLAAQATSSGLLVDKV, from the coding sequence ATGGAAATACCATCCTACACATCGAACATCCAGCCTTACGGCTTGCAAAGTGGCACAAAAGTTGCTTATGAAAAAAGCGGTGGCGTGCCTAGTGTATCGGTCGAAAAAGGCAACCCTTCATCGGAAACGGTGAAAAAGAACGACGTGAATCTAACGGTTGAAGCGGCAGTAAAAATGGCGCAAGCTCGTCAAGAGCTCAACCGAGAAGAGAAACTGAGAATGGTGGAAAAGATGAATGAATTTATCTCTTCCATCAATAAAGGGTTATCTTTTAGAGTAGATGAAGAGTCTGGGAGAGACGTAGTGACGATTTATGAAGCCAAAACAGGCGACATCATACGTCAAATCCCAGATGAAGATATGCTGGACGTATTTAGACGCTTAGCCGCGCAAGCTACCAGCTCTGGTTTGCTGGTAGACAAAGTGTAA
- a CDS encoding Dyp-type peroxidase, with amino-acid sequence MSLAQTAILPEAGPFALYTLLKINHNPAKVLAQLQSLSALVEELNQSQPDAELTLSIAFSKSFWQQLDMAMPAELIDFPVLGEGEIVAPSTDVDVLLHCHSKRHDLHFYLLRKLLSEVAEDITVVDETYGYRYLDSRDMTMFVDGTENPKAEKRAEVALIPDGEFAGGSYVMVQRFEHNLPAWNRLNVSAQEKVIGRTKPDSIELDDVPAASHVGRVDIKEEGKGLKIVRHSLPYGSVTGSHGLLFIAYCHTLHNFKAMLESMYGVTDGKTDQLLRFTKAVTGAYFFAPSKEMLSALAVK; translated from the coding sequence ATGTCACTTGCTCAAACGGCGATTCTGCCAGAAGCGGGCCCATTCGCGTTATACACTTTGCTTAAAATCAATCACAATCCAGCAAAGGTATTGGCTCAATTACAATCACTGTCAGCATTGGTTGAAGAGCTCAATCAATCTCAGCCTGATGCAGAGTTGACGCTTTCTATTGCGTTTAGCAAGTCGTTTTGGCAGCAATTGGATATGGCGATGCCAGCGGAGCTGATCGATTTCCCTGTATTGGGTGAAGGGGAGATTGTTGCGCCTTCAACGGATGTGGATGTGTTACTGCATTGTCATTCCAAACGTCATGACCTGCATTTCTACTTGCTGCGTAAACTGCTGTCAGAGGTTGCAGAAGATATTACTGTCGTCGATGAAACCTACGGGTATCGTTATCTTGATTCGCGCGATATGACCATGTTTGTTGATGGCACTGAAAATCCGAAAGCAGAAAAACGCGCGGAAGTGGCGTTGATCCCAGACGGTGAATTTGCTGGTGGCAGCTATGTTATGGTTCAGCGATTTGAGCACAACCTACCTGCTTGGAATCGATTGAATGTGTCTGCTCAGGAGAAAGTGATTGGCCGTACCAAACCGGATTCTATTGAGCTGGACGATGTCCCTGCTGCCTCGCATGTTGGCCGAGTGGACATTAAAGAAGAAGGCAAAGGGCTTAAGATTGTTCGTCACAGCTTACCGTATGGCAGTGTGACTGGTTCGCATGGCTTGCTGTTTATCGCCTACTGCCACACATTGCACAATTTCAAAGCGATGCTTGAGAGCATGTATGGTGTCACTGATGGTAAAACAGACCAATTGTTGCGTTTCACCAAAGCAGTTACTGGTGCGTATTTCTTCGCGCCATCGAAAGAGATGCTGAGTGCATTAGCCGTAAAATAA
- a CDS encoding flagellin, with protein MAINVNTNVSAMTAQRYLNQAAEGQQKSMERLSSGYKINSAKDDAAGLQISNRLNSQSRGLDMAVKNANDGISIAQTAEGAMTETTNILQRMRDLALQSSNGSNSRSERVAIQEEVSALNQELNRIAETTSFGGNKLLNGTYGSQSFQIGADSGEAVMLSMGNLRSDTDAMGGLSYKSEEGVGADWRVSDNTDFTMSYVNKQGEEKEITVNAKAGDDLEELATYINGQNDDVKASVGEGGKLQLFASNQRVEGEVEFGGGLASELNIGDGTKTNVSNIDVTTVAGSQEAVAIIDGALKSVDSERASLGAFQNRFNHAISNLSNINENVNASSSRIKDTDYAKETTQMTKTQILQQASTSILAQAKQSPSAALSLLG; from the coding sequence ATGGCTATCAATGTAAACACTAACGTGTCAGCAATGACCGCACAGCGTTACCTAAACCAGGCCGCTGAAGGTCAACAAAAATCAATGGAGCGTTTGTCTTCGGGCTATAAAATCAATAGCGCGAAAGATGATGCTGCAGGTCTACAAATTTCTAACCGTTTGAACTCGCAAAGCCGTGGTCTCGACATGGCGGTTAAAAATGCCAACGATGGTATCTCTATTGCACAGACTGCTGAAGGTGCAATGACAGAGACCACCAACATCCTACAACGTATGCGTGACCTTGCCTTGCAATCGTCTAACGGTTCGAACTCGCGTTCTGAGCGCGTAGCGATTCAAGAAGAAGTGTCAGCGTTGAACCAAGAACTTAACCGTATCGCAGAGACAACCTCTTTTGGTGGTAACAAACTCCTTAACGGTACGTACGGTTCTCAGTCTTTCCAAATCGGTGCTGACTCTGGTGAAGCTGTGATGCTTTCTATGGGTAACCTTCGTTCAGATACAGACGCGATGGGCGGCTTGAGCTACAAATCTGAAGAAGGCGTAGGCGCAGATTGGCGTGTAAGCGACAACACTGACTTCACGATGTCTTATGTGAATAAGCAAGGTGAAGAAAAAGAGATCACAGTCAACGCCAAAGCGGGTGACGATCTTGAAGAACTGGCGACTTACATCAACGGTCAAAACGATGATGTGAAAGCGTCGGTCGGTGAAGGCGGCAAACTGCAGCTATTCGCTTCTAACCAACGTGTAGAAGGTGAAGTGGAATTCGGTGGTGGTCTAGCGTCTGAGTTGAACATTGGTGATGGCACCAAAACCAATGTGAGCAACATTGATGTCACGACGGTTGCTGGCTCTCAAGAAGCAGTAGCGATCATTGATGGCGCATTGAAATCGGTAGACAGTGAGCGTGCCTCTCTAGGTGCATTCCAAAACCGTTTCAACCATGCAATCAGCAACCTAAGCAACATCAATGAGAACGTAAACGCTTCGAGCAGCCGTATCAAGGATACCGACTACGCGAAAGAAACGACTCAGATGACTAAGACGCAAATTCTGCAGCAGGCGAGTACTTCTATCCTAGCGCAGGCGAAGCAGTCACCATCTGCAGCTCTTAGCTTGTTGGGCTAA
- a CDS encoding sigma-54 dependent transcriptional regulator, protein MQGLAKLLVIEDDEANRLNLRNILEFVGESCEALRSDQIENADWSKIWSGVIVGFVDNKSITTVMAKLNSAHHIPLLVLGDFSHPVEHLPNLIGELEFPLNYPQLSEALRHCKEFLGRKGVNVVASARKNTLFRSLVGQSLGIQEVRHLIEQVAATEANVLILGESGTGKEVVARNIHYHSSRRNGPFVPINCGAIPPDLLESELFGHEKGAFTGALTTRKGRFELAEGGTLFLDEIGDMPMAMQVKLLRVLQERCFERVGGNTTIKANVRIIAATHRNLETMIDDEKFREDLFYRLNVFPIEMPALKERKEDIPLLLQELMTRLQAEGGLPICFTPRAINSLMEHDWPGNVRELANLVERMVILYPNSLVDVNHLPTKYRYSDIPEFQPETSSFNSIEDQERDVLEDIFSESFDLATRNNFDDHFDAPQSLPPEGVNLKELLADLEVNMINQALEAQGGVVARAADMLGMRRTTLVEKMRKYNMQR, encoded by the coding sequence ATGCAAGGTTTGGCAAAGCTGCTTGTAATAGAAGACGATGAAGCGAATCGTCTTAACTTACGCAATATACTGGAATTCGTTGGAGAGAGTTGCGAAGCCCTACGTTCTGATCAGATAGAAAATGCAGATTGGTCAAAGATCTGGTCAGGGGTTATCGTTGGTTTCGTCGACAATAAGTCCATCACGACTGTGATGGCAAAACTGAACTCCGCCCACCATATCCCTTTACTCGTGTTGGGGGATTTTTCTCATCCTGTAGAACACCTGCCGAACCTGATTGGTGAGTTGGAATTCCCACTCAACTATCCTCAGCTCAGCGAAGCGCTAAGACACTGTAAAGAGTTTTTGGGTCGTAAAGGCGTAAATGTTGTTGCCTCGGCACGTAAGAACACCCTCTTCCGCAGTCTTGTCGGTCAAAGCTTAGGTATTCAAGAAGTTCGTCATCTAATCGAACAAGTGGCAGCGACCGAAGCGAATGTTTTGATCTTGGGTGAATCGGGAACGGGTAAAGAAGTGGTCGCGCGTAATATCCACTATCATTCCTCACGTCGCAATGGTCCTTTTGTGCCAATCAACTGTGGTGCGATTCCACCAGATTTACTTGAAAGTGAATTGTTTGGTCACGAAAAAGGGGCCTTTACTGGTGCGTTAACCACGCGCAAAGGGCGTTTTGAGTTAGCCGAAGGTGGCACACTTTTCTTGGATGAAATTGGCGATATGCCAATGGCAATGCAGGTTAAGTTGCTGCGTGTGCTGCAAGAGCGTTGTTTTGAACGCGTAGGTGGCAACACCACCATTAAAGCCAATGTGCGCATTATTGCGGCAACACACCGCAATTTAGAAACCATGATCGACGATGAAAAGTTCCGCGAAGATCTTTTCTACCGTCTCAACGTGTTCCCCATTGAGATGCCGGCGCTTAAAGAGCGTAAAGAAGACATTCCTTTGTTACTGCAGGAGCTCATGACACGTCTGCAAGCCGAAGGGGGATTACCAATTTGTTTTACCCCTCGTGCGATCAACTCCTTAATGGAGCATGATTGGCCAGGTAACGTGCGTGAATTGGCGAACTTGGTTGAGCGTATGGTGATCCTCTATCCAAATAGCTTGGTAGATGTGAATCACTTGCCAACCAAATATCGTTACAGTGACATTCCAGAATTTCAGCCAGAGACGTCATCGTTCAATTCGATTGAAGATCAAGAGCGCGACGTGTTGGAAGACATTTTCTCAGAAAGCTTCGATCTGGCTACGAGAAATAACTTTGATGACCACTTCGATGCTCCTCAATCCTTGCCGCCTGAAGGGGTTAACTTGAAAGAACTTCTTGCGGATTTGGAAGTGAACATGATCAACCAAGCGTTAGAAGCGCAAGGCGGTGTCGTGGCTCGTGCTGCTGATATGTTGGGAATGCGCCGTACCACATTGGTTGAGAAAATGCGCAAGTACAATATGCAACGTTAG
- a CDS encoding DUF2956 domain-containing protein encodes MKHNTITPSPESQQEALKIARATQKPGQTKEQTKLIAQGIEKGIALYKKQQKEKHRQADKMRKKQLRDKSKEQQSSIEDEIFDTQATIPTPSQFVHILPWGLLIVSWLGFIVYAMMRN; translated from the coding sequence ATGAAACACAACACAATCACACCGTCACCAGAATCTCAGCAAGAAGCACTCAAAATCGCTAGAGCAACACAAAAGCCTGGGCAAACCAAAGAACAAACCAAACTGATCGCACAAGGCATTGAGAAAGGCATCGCGCTTTATAAAAAGCAGCAAAAAGAGAAGCATCGTCAAGCGGACAAAATGCGTAAGAAGCAATTACGCGATAAAAGCAAAGAGCAACAGAGCTCGATTGAAGACGAAATATTCGACACTCAAGCAACGATCCCAACACCAAGCCAATTTGTACATATACTTCCTTGGGGGCTGCTAATTGTTAGCTGGTTGGGATTTATTGTTTACGCCATGATGAGGAACTAA
- the fliD gene encoding flagellar filament capping protein FliD yields MSLGPLGMSGGMDINSMVSKVVDAERVPKQQRIDNERARIDSSISAYGRLRESLDTMKNLMANFRQEKAFAVRKVDTTDDSVVSATATTDAIAGKYAIDVLQLAQSHKVASDVLAEDDKFGPGKLQISLGDKSFDVNVSADSKLVDVVRGINGASKNLGVRASIINDVEGPRLIVASTVSGKENQIRIHVDAERGNPLKKLEYKTLEDRVKALEQARLAAEEVISESKPEETAVADGDTMSEEAEPQVDEQGNPIEAAPQSEGDEPQLASDTSLAEDGSPVAEEESVNSFGTAAAQAAQQALDEASQAAGLMPQDSIGGWTETASGTLLDSYHRPELELDEAAIEKAPDVPGWTNTASGTLTDSYETVKEAQAKFEAEQARIEQELAQEKAKIEEELAQEKAALDEKVAKGELTEEQAKQIQRAKLEPQERERLERIDQANEQLKQAQESFDTYSGMTEVQQGQDAMVVLDGVAQLSSNNNIIEDAIEGVDLALKGVTPKNKAPAEIGVEYDRQSVRDDIETFVAAYNQFYQTSKALSGVDPTTGQKGPLAGDSTVRNADSRLKSVFSTRIEKAPENLKSLTEFGITTTRQGTLEINYDMLDRQLNNNFNRLEEFFGGNTGFAKRVEDAIHGITGVTGSIRTREKSLSEQTYRLVDEQAALDRRMGSLEQRTHSKFTAMQDATSKMQGQLGALMNALG; encoded by the coding sequence ATGAGTTTAGGCCCTTTGGGGATGTCTGGTGGCATGGATATCAACTCCATGGTCAGCAAAGTTGTCGATGCGGAGCGCGTACCAAAGCAGCAACGCATAGACAATGAGCGGGCCAGGATTGATAGCAGCATCAGCGCCTATGGTCGGCTCAGAGAATCTCTGGATACGATGAAAAATCTGATGGCGAACTTTCGTCAGGAGAAGGCTTTCGCGGTGCGAAAAGTCGATACGACTGACGATAGTGTCGTCTCAGCCACTGCAACTACCGATGCCATTGCAGGTAAGTATGCCATCGATGTGTTGCAGCTTGCACAGAGCCATAAGGTTGCTTCGGATGTATTAGCCGAAGATGACAAGTTTGGCCCGGGCAAGCTGCAGATTTCGCTTGGCGACAAATCGTTCGATGTCAACGTCAGCGCAGATTCAAAACTGGTTGACGTCGTGAGAGGCATAAACGGGGCAAGCAAAAACCTCGGAGTACGTGCCTCTATCATCAATGATGTCGAAGGTCCCCGCCTTATCGTCGCCTCGACGGTTTCAGGCAAAGAAAATCAAATCCGAATTCATGTGGATGCCGAACGAGGTAATCCGCTCAAAAAACTCGAATACAAAACCCTCGAAGACCGCGTTAAAGCACTGGAGCAAGCACGCCTTGCTGCCGAAGAAGTGATCAGCGAAAGCAAACCGGAAGAAACGGCCGTCGCTGACGGTGACACGATGTCTGAAGAGGCAGAACCGCAGGTCGACGAACAGGGCAATCCTATTGAAGCGGCACCTCAAAGTGAGGGTGACGAGCCTCAATTAGCCAGCGATACCTCTTTGGCGGAAGATGGCTCTCCTGTTGCAGAAGAAGAATCGGTCAACAGTTTTGGTACGGCCGCCGCGCAAGCCGCTCAGCAAGCATTAGACGAAGCGAGCCAAGCTGCTGGTTTAATGCCGCAAGACAGCATTGGTGGATGGACGGAAACTGCGTCAGGTACTTTGCTGGATTCTTATCACCGCCCTGAGCTTGAACTTGATGAAGCGGCCATTGAAAAAGCACCAGACGTACCAGGATGGACGAATACAGCGTCCGGTACCTTGACTGATTCCTATGAAACCGTCAAAGAAGCGCAAGCCAAATTTGAAGCGGAGCAAGCGCGAATTGAGCAAGAACTCGCGCAAGAAAAAGCCAAGATAGAAGAAGAACTGGCACAAGAAAAAGCCGCGTTGGATGAAAAAGTAGCTAAAGGTGAGTTGACCGAAGAGCAAGCGAAGCAAATTCAGCGCGCGAAGTTGGAACCGCAGGAGCGTGAGCGCTTAGAGCGCATTGATCAAGCGAATGAGCAACTGAAACAAGCTCAGGAATCGTTTGATACCTACAGCGGCATGACGGAAGTTCAGCAAGGGCAAGATGCGATGGTGGTGTTGGATGGTGTTGCTCAGCTATCGAGTAACAACAACATTATTGAAGACGCCATTGAAGGGGTCGATCTCGCTCTCAAAGGGGTGACACCTAAAAACAAAGCCCCAGCAGAAATCGGGGTGGAGTATGATAGACAGAGTGTCCGTGATGACATCGAGACGTTTGTCGCGGCCTATAATCAGTTTTATCAGACGTCGAAAGCGTTGTCGGGTGTCGATCCTACGACCGGTCAAAAAGGGCCGCTAGCCGGGGACAGCACGGTAAGAAATGCCGACTCTCGTTTAAAGAGCGTTTTCTCGACTCGAATAGAGAAAGCGCCAGAAAACCTCAAGTCGCTAACAGAATTTGGAATCACCACCACTCGTCAAGGTACGTTGGAAATCAACTACGACATGCTTGATCGTCAGTTGAATAACAATTTCAATCGTTTGGAAGAGTTCTTTGGCGGAAACACAGGGTTCGCTAAACGTGTCGAAGATGCCATTCACGGTATCACCGGCGTGACCGGTTCTATTCGTACTCGTGAGAAAAGTTTATCGGAGCAAACTTACCGATTGGTTGATGAGCAAGCGGCATTGGATCGCCGCATGGGCAGTTTAGAACAGCGCACTCACTCGAAATTTACTGCAATGCAAGACGCGACCAGTAAAATGCAGGGGCAATTAGGCGCATTGATGAACGCTCTGGGATAA
- a CDS encoding flagellin — MAITVNTNVAALVAQRHLTSATDMLNQSLERLSSGKRINSAKDDAAGLQISNRLQSQMRGLDIAVRNANDGISIMQTAEGAMNETTNILQRMRDLSLQSANGSNSHAERIALQEEMTALNDELNRIAETTSFGGRKLLNGSFGSAAFQIGAASGEAVQVQLKSMRSDGIDMGGFSYIANGRARSDWQVKEGANALSMSFTNRFGETETIQINAKAGDDIEELATYINGQTDKVTASVNEEGQLQLFMAGEETSGTLSFSGDLASELGLQLKGYDAVDNIDITSVGGAQQAVAVLDTAMKYVDSHRAELGAYQNRFSHAINNLDNIHENLATSNSRIQDTDYAKETTRMVKQQILQQVSTSILAQAKKGPNLALTLLG, encoded by the coding sequence GTGGCGATCACCGTTAATACCAATGTGGCAGCACTTGTCGCACAGCGTCATTTGACCAGTGCAACCGACATGCTGAATCAATCCTTGGAGCGTTTGTCTTCAGGGAAGCGTATTAATAGTGCAAAAGACGATGCGGCAGGGCTGCAAATTTCGAATCGTCTTCAGTCGCAAATGCGTGGTTTAGATATCGCGGTGCGAAATGCCAATGATGGCATCTCCATTATGCAGACTGCGGAAGGGGCAATGAATGAAACCACTAATATTCTCCAAAGGATGCGTGATCTTTCATTGCAATCCGCCAATGGTTCCAATAGCCATGCTGAAAGAATTGCCTTACAAGAAGAAATGACCGCGTTAAATGACGAGTTGAACCGTATCGCAGAAACCACCTCGTTCGGTGGGCGTAAATTGCTCAATGGTTCCTTTGGCTCGGCTGCCTTTCAGATAGGGGCAGCGTCAGGTGAAGCGGTACAAGTGCAACTGAAGTCGATGCGCAGTGATGGTATTGATATGGGTGGCTTCAGTTACATTGCAAACGGACGTGCCCGTTCTGATTGGCAAGTAAAAGAGGGGGCGAATGCGCTTAGCATGTCATTCACAAATCGTTTTGGTGAAACGGAAACGATCCAAATTAATGCGAAAGCCGGCGATGATATCGAAGAGCTTGCGACCTACATTAATGGTCAGACTGACAAAGTCACGGCATCGGTGAATGAAGAAGGTCAGCTACAGTTGTTTATGGCCGGCGAAGAAACCTCAGGAACGTTATCGTTTTCAGGAGACTTAGCCAGTGAACTCGGTTTGCAGCTAAAAGGTTACGATGCGGTGGATAATATCGACATTACTTCTGTCGGTGGCGCTCAACAAGCAGTGGCTGTCCTTGATACCGCGATGAAATACGTCGATAGTCATCGTGCTGAGCTAGGGGCATATCAAAACCGCTTCAGCCATGCGATTAATAACCTCGACAACATCCACGAAAACTTGGCGACATCAAACAGCCGAATTCAAGATACAGATTATGCGAAGGAAACCACGCGCATGGTCAAACAACAGATCCTACAGCAAGTCAGTACTTCTATCTTGGCGCAGGCGAAAAAAGGGCCGAATCTTGCGTTGACCTTGCTGGGATAA
- a CDS encoding flagellar protein FliT, which yields MTQLSELRDLDQLISQELEKNEINAEELVRLVDNREQLLQNLLQMLVDKPQLKHEEEWQLMLTRTKALFERMQSQTSLVGLQLQKLRHGQRSLQQYKKFT from the coding sequence ATGACTCAACTTTCTGAATTGCGTGATCTCGATCAGCTAATTTCTCAGGAATTAGAAAAAAACGAAATAAATGCTGAAGAATTGGTGCGTTTGGTCGATAACAGGGAACAGTTATTGCAAAACCTTCTGCAAATGCTGGTGGATAAACCACAGTTAAAGCATGAGGAAGAGTGGCAATTGATGCTCACTCGGACAAAAGCATTATTTGAACGAATGCAATCTCAGACTAGTTTAGTTGGCCTTCAACTACAAAAATTGAGGCATGGTCAGCGTTCGCTCCAACAATATAAGAAGTTTACGTAA
- a CDS encoding flagellin, whose translation MAVNVNTNVAAMTAQRYLNNANSAQQTSMERLSSGFKINSAKDDAAGLQISNRLNVQSRGLDVAVRNANDGISIAQTAEGAMNETTNILQRMRDLSLQSANGSNSKSERVAIQEEVTALNDELNRIAETTSFGGNKLLNGTYGTKAMQIGADNGEAVMLSLKDMRSDNVMMGGVSYQAEEGKDKNWNVAAGDNDLTIALTDSFGNEQEIEINAKAGDDIEELATYINGQTDLVKASVGEGGKLQIFAGNNKVQGEISFSGSLAGELGLGEGKNVTVDTIDVTTVQGAQESVAIVDAALKYVDSHRAELGAFQNRFNHAISNLDNINENVNASKSRIKDTDFAKETTQLTKTQILSQASSSILAQAKQAPNSALSLLG comes from the coding sequence ATGGCAGTGAATGTAAATACAAACGTAGCAGCAATGACAGCACAGCGTTACCTGAATAACGCAAACAGCGCACAACAAACTTCGATGGAGCGTCTGTCTTCAGGTTTCAAAATCAACAGTGCAAAAGATGACGCAGCCGGTCTGCAAATCTCTAACCGCTTGAACGTACAAAGTCGCGGTCTAGACGTTGCGGTACGTAACGCCAACGACGGTATCTCAATCGCACAAACCGCAGAAGGTGCGATGAACGAGACCACCAATATCCTGCAACGTATGCGTGACCTATCTCTACAATCCGCGAACGGCTCAAACTCAAAATCAGAGCGCGTGGCGATTCAAGAAGAAGTGACAGCATTGAACGACGAGCTAAACCGTATCGCAGAAACCACGTCTTTTGGTGGTAACAAACTGCTCAACGGCACTTACGGCACGAAAGCAATGCAAATTGGTGCGGATAACGGTGAAGCGGTCATGCTGTCACTCAAAGACATGCGCTCTGACAACGTGATGATGGGCGGCGTGAGCTACCAAGCTGAAGAAGGCAAAGACAAGAACTGGAATGTGGCCGCAGGCGACAACGACTTGACGATTGCACTGACAGACAGCTTTGGTAACGAGCAAGAGATCGAAATCAACGCGAAAGCGGGTGATGACATCGAAGAGCTAGCGACGTACATCAACGGTCAAACTGACCTTGTAAAAGCGTCAGTGGGTGAAGGCGGCAAGCTACAGATCTTTGCTGGTAACAACAAAGTTCAAGGTGAAATTAGTTTCTCAGGTAGCCTAGCTGGTGAACTTGGCCTGGGCGAAGGCAAAAACGTCACGGTAGACACGATTGACGTGACAACCGTACAAGGTGCGCAAGAGTCGGTAGCGATTGTGGATGCGGCACTGAAATACGTAGACAGCCACCGTGCAGAGCTGGGTGCATTCCAGAACCGTTTCAACCATGCAATCAGCAACTTGGACAACATCAACGAGAACGTGAACGCGTCGAAGAGCCGAATCAAAGATACCGACTTCGCGAAAGAAACGACTCAGTTGACCAAGACACAAATTCTATCGCAAGCATCAAGTTCCATTCTTGCGCAAGCGAAACAAGCGCCAAACTCAGCGCTAAGTCTACTAGGCTAA